Proteins co-encoded in one Drosophila biarmipes strain raj3 unplaced genomic scaffold, RU_DBia_V1.1 ptg000017l, whole genome shotgun sequence genomic window:
- the LOC127012049 gene encoding uncharacterized protein LOC127012049 — MSQVRKKQYRRSGWSKIALPARGSQRDNLRRSFCFASVCYVQLATEVFVAQRQFNLKSFGSLWRRQPPHSTQISDQQVTFLSLETKSSHTVQIWKYSGWGSSSRRRTHLVNPKKRWSSPFRPIGQCSPSSEQVRRVKSTVLTVPWTLMCTSGYVFRRRS; from the exons ATGAGCCAAGTCCGAAAAAAGCAATATCGCCGA TCAGGTTGGTCTAAAATTGCATTGCCTGCccgcggctctcagagagACAATCTTCGACGGTCCTTTTGTTTTGCGTCTGTGTGTTATGTTCAGCTAGCGACCGAAGTTTTTGTGGCGCAAcgacaatttaatttaaaatcattcgg GTCTCTGTGGCGGCGACAACCTCCTCATTCGACGCAAATTTCTGACCAGCAAGTGACTTTTTTaagtttggaaacaaaaagTAGTCACACGGTCCAAATCTGGAAATATAGTGGATGGGGTAGCA GTAGTCGACGTAGAACACACCTTGTGAATCCCAAAAAACGGTGGTCATCACCTTTCCGGCCGATTGGACAGTGTTCGCCTTCTTCGGAGCAGGTTCGGCGGGTGAAGTCCACTGTTTTGACTGTTCCTTGGACTCTGATGTGTACCAGTGGATATGTGTTTCGTCGACGGTCATAA
- the LOC108036875 gene encoding NADH dehydrogenase [ubiquinone] 1 beta subcomplex subunit 2, mitochondrial, translated as MSFALKLGFSLGCISRTNLARKCIQRESHVVSYRNAPPLHSMATKIGAVTVGGAMWWWVIWHLWHEPDHITGEFDYPNPKQWSNSELGIPKEDS; from the exons ATGAGTTTTGCTTTAAAATTGGGTTTCTCATTGGGATGTATAAGCCGCACGAATCTGGCACGTAAATGTATTCAAAGAGAAAGTCATGT TGTGTCTTACCGTAATGCCCCTCCGCTCCATTCGATGGCAACCAAAATCGGTGCTGTGACTGTTGGTGGAGCTATGTGGTGGTGGGTAATTTGGCACCTATGGCATGAGCCCGACCATATAACG GGGGAATTCGATTATCCTAACCCAAAGCAATGGAGCAATTCTGAGTTGGGTATTCCTAAAGAAGATTCGTAA